The stretch of DNA CCGAGAACATCCGTTACCCAGGAGGACCTGTATGTGCTATCTTATTTGGACCAATTGCCCAAGAAACTCTCATCCAAGAAAATTATTGGTGTGTTTAGTTCCTCTCGTCCGCGCGATGACCTTTTCGGTATGTATGCTCGTCTGACTCCCCATAGATATGCGTATGGTATGTTTAGACTAACGCTTATTTCTTTTTGCAGATATCATGGCTACTGCTGGTCTCTCTGGTAAAGAAGTGTTTCTGGAACTAAGGAGGAAAAAGCTAGAGGAGGAGAAGAGGAAAGGGGGTGAGAGTGCTAGCCGTGTTCCCGCGGAGATGACTTCCCAAAAGGGCGACCTGATGCCTCCTGCTgcggagaagaagaaaagcaaaCGTAGGGATCGTACCGCAAGGCCGAGTACTCCCCGGTCATCCTCTCCCAAGAAGTCTCGAGGCACTTCCTCTGTTGATAGTGCGACTGACTCTTTGTCTGCAATGTTTGATGCACAACTCAAAATCATCCAAGGCATAGAGGTTTCCTTATCGTCGGAGGAGGCTGAGATTGTTTCAACCATGCGTCCTGAGACTGTGTTGTATGCATTGAATGAATTTCATGCCAGGGCAATGGTGATGGGTCGCCATCTGAATACAGTGCTAAGCCAACTGCCAGAGACAAGCAAATTGGCTGCTGAGATAGAGAGTCTATAGAGGGAATTGATCTTTGACAAAGACACAGACGAACAATCCCACCCAATAAGGAAGGAACCGATGTGTGCAACCTCAGTCAGAAAGGGAAAGAATTATCCTTGAATACAGACGGcccacaaataataataacaggtccattaagaaattagtataaattaaggccTAGTGAACAGGTAAAGGTACGCTTTTCTCACTAACCAATTACACCTCATATCAATCACTCTctgacttgagcgtcagagTGCCTGCAGGTACCCCCACCCCCGGAGTGCAGACGGCAGGGAGACTCAGGAGGAGTCCAGGGAGGAACAGGAGAAGGTTCGACACAGAGAGTTCTTGAGATCGTCTGGTTCCGCACCGAAATAGTATCGATCAGGTACATTAACAATAATCATATTTCGTGtatgaaactataaaattaataaaacaatattagttTACAGTAAACAATGTAACCATAAAATGTGAACTAAATATAAGTTTGTAAATTgagaatttagaattttaaaacatGTCCACAAAAAACACATAACATTCATCGTCTTATGAAGAatgcaaaagaaagaaaattataatttgttgatATACATAAAATATGGTTTATAAcactataaaatattaataaaatattttattaatatttctgTAAATTATGgtttataacttaaaaaataaaatattaataataatcatatttagcgtatgaaactataaaattaataaaataatattagtttataaTAAACAATGTAACCATGtgaactaaataaaaatttgtaaattgagaatttaaaaatttaaaatatgtccATAGAAAACACATAAAGCTTATGAAGaatacaaaagaaagaaaattaaaatttgttgatatacataaaatatgatttataacactacaataaaacttttaaataatatcaaattttattgacaaaaaattattaattattatgatcaatttaaatatcaatttacaaaataaaaaattattaattattaaaataattattattttaaataaaaaaattataattaatctctaACATTAGTTACTAACGTGACtaattagtaactaaaataaaaaataaataatgactaaagtttaatgacaaaaatcagtaactaaaaattcataaataataaataatttaagtgacaaaaaaaaatattagttaatattataactaatttaaatattaaaagttattaataaataaaatagtcactatagtgaattagtctctaaattaatACCTAACATTAACCGCAAAGTTTTAATAATAGTAACCtctttataaatacaaatacaacAAATAATACAAATCTAAGTATGAGTATAAATAGAAAACCGATGTACATCATAAGACTAACTTATTAAagtcatatatattattaatataaataattaactgTAGacattaatacaaataattaaatattataaagaataaGCAACATACACGAATAACTATATAAAAGCAatagataattattaatttataaaagtggcttattaaagttatatatatatatatatatatatatatatatatatatatatatatatatatatatatatatatatatatatatatatatatatatatataatgtcagGTGTGTATATCATGCATACATTTAAGACACAATAAACTGCAAAGTCCGTTTGAAGGAACAACTTTAtgtaataataatcaaatataaagaataataatagtaatgataataaataataataaggtaGACAAAATCTcgaaaaagttaaataattcttacaataaaaaaataaaaatataagataaaaattataaataaagaaataattaaaaaatgtttggaTTGAAACACCTACATTGAtatctttaaagaaaaaacatatatgcGTTTACATTCTAAAATCgatcataattatatataacaaaagatatttgaattttataaacactgatattttaaaagtttaaaaagataatataaaataaaggactgaatttttcttatataatttactgttttgttgtatttgttgtttcttttctcATGAAAAAATAGATAGTacttataataaatatgatcaaataaaatattaatttctattaagattaaaaatgttaattcataaataacatttattcaTGTACATAAAAACATTagtaaacataaaattatttatttattttttaaacttacaTTAAAGGTTTCTAGAAATATTCTGAAGTCCGATATAAGATGCTGCcactctcatttttttttctggctaaacttctattttattttgaacattctgaaattaaatatttagctTTTGGCAGTTTAAACAATGGAAAGTATACAGATTGCGTGACCGTGTGTGTTGATTAGAACAGAGTGTGATGAATAAACAATTTTTGTGGAGCAAGAGTGAAGTACTTTACTCATCCTCCATGTTCAACAGTGGCATATTATGAGAAGAGATTTGagtcaagaaagaaaaaaagagaggatgATGACAGTAATAATTGGTAAATTAGGTGGCTAATCAGCAGAAAACAAGTATTGTGCTTGTCTGTGATGAGTGTCGGTGTCAAGAAGTTGGTTGAATTGTTAATTGTTGGGTTGTGTTGTGTGGCTACAACCACCACAAATGTGGCATCTTTCCACTAACAACATAATATTCAATCATGCTTCAACTCAATGCATCTTTCCCTTTTCTTCCCAACATTCACACCCCTTTTGCCTCTCTTGCTAATCCACACCTTCTCTCTTTCACTCTCATTCATATTCAACTTCTTCATCATTAATCATCAAGTTCTGCACGTCACCATCAACAATTTTACTGCTAACTAAATCAAAATAGATACTGTGAAGGTCAATTAAGCAGATTATGTTTGTGTATGTTTCTGAGCAGTGAGCAAGCACTTACATTCAGACAATTCCTTTCATGGTGTTTGAAGATCGAATTCGTTGGGCATCATTTTCTATTCTCAGCTTTTAAATAAACagttcaataaaatattttgaaacagATTTATTCATAAACTTAACTATAAACTTCAAATATAACTTATTTGGATGAGTTTCTACAGAAAgattattaaaaagttaaaaactttttaaaaaattttatacacCACTTTTACCAGTTATAATAAATTCTACCatggtttttatatttttcaagcCAAAAGAAAGTAATATGCAAAAGTTTTCGCAGTTATTTAGAGGCCCTGCTACAGAGTCAGGAAATATATACTGAAAACATGAAAGTAGCACCACACAAACCTGCCCTATAGGCCTATATCAGTTTGTCTGCATAATTGTGCTAATCTGTCATTCCGCTGAGTGGTCGCTACTTGCATAAGATTTTGACAGAATCAACATCAACCAAAGCTATTTGGTAGGGCTAGTAACATAGATCCAACATCATACTTTGTTGTattgaaaatcaaattttcaaaaaaagcATTgacataaaaaagaataaaaagaacacCCCCATTTTAATAATGCAAAAAAGAACTTAACAAGATATCCTCCGTATATAGCAGAACCAAAACGATTAGTGGTTTTGTATTGTTTAGTGATAACTGAATCTTATTGCCAACCACAGATATTTACACACTGCACTATTATATACATGATGGTAATGAGAGTTGGAAAGGCAAAACAAATGGATTCTACAATCCATGCTATGCATCCAAATTAGGATCAAAATGCCCAACATAGAATTAAGGCTCAGAGGTACAAACAAGGTGGGCATTATGAACAAACATAATATGCAAGCAAAAAGTATACCCCTCATTTGTGCTAAAGAGCACAGACagaaaaagggaaaacaaaACCCTCCACAAACTCTAGACCATAAAAGGCAAAAGGTTAAAGCTTAAAAAGGTGGCAGAACTCAGATGCGTGAACATCAAAACCCTCAAGAATATGTACACTACACTGTACATGGAACTCTCTTATTGGCATGCTCACTCATTTTGCTTACTGAAAGCAAGGTGTGTCATCTTCAGGCATCAAGGGAGTCCTGCAAAGTGGGCATGTGATGTTCCAGTAGTCCAGCCACTTCTCCAAGCAAGCTTTGTGGAAGAGATGGCCGCATGATAAACGGTTAATCTCAGATTCTGGTTCGAACTGAGTGAGACATACAGAACAGTCATGTTCAGGTCGTTTGCAGCAACACACACTGTCAAACCTGAGTGTTGGTGTCCGGCTTCTGAACTCTTCAATGTAACTCTCAGAGGGACTTAGATGGAATTCAAATGACTCCGGTGGAGCTTGGTAGGGATCTGGTGAAGAGGGTGAAGTGGTGGATGATGAAAGATGGATTCCAACAATGTGTAAGATTGTCCTAACAATGCCCTTGAATATGGAAATTGACAATACAGTGTTCACCAGAAGGACACATAATACTCCTTCAGATGGTGCTGGGAGACTTGAGAGGCCCATTTTGATCAATGCTGAGAGTCCTTTAAGGATACCAAGTTACAGATAAAATTGTGTTGAAAGTTGCAACTGTTGAAGCTCAAAACTGAGCTAAGAAGACACAATGGATTCCCTTAGGATCAGGAAGAATCCACAAACATGGAGATGAGGAACCAAAAAAGAGGAAGAAACACCAAGTATGGAAACTCTGTTGGTTTCTTCTTGATATCTGGCCTGTAAACCCTATAAAAGGAAGATTGGAACATTAAAAACTCAAACGAAATTAAGAGAATGATTCATTAATAAGATAGTGAACAGTCaaataaaagattgaaaaaacaaaatgccAGGCTTAAATTCTAGCTATAAATAGCTATCATAATATTTGACTTTACAAGTTAttcatccaaaattaaaatatccatATGAAAGTGAATGACAAAATAAATTGCAAGaaacacacaacacacaaaCACATATATTTGTCCCTTTTCTCAAGGGAAAGACCTGCTACACAGAAAAACTGGGTTAAATCCAGTACCCTCACAATCCtgaaatgaaagagaaaacatacaaaaatagGAACAAAAAACTAAAATCCCATGTAGGAAACACGTTGCAAATTTTCCAGATTGAAAATTGAGAACACGAAATTAAATAGCAAGCATTCGGTTGGCGTCTTCATCATCAACGAGATCTAAGACAAACCAGAAATATTTTGATCAAAGAGAAATATCTttgatcaaaatcaaaataaacttctGACTAAAAAgtagaaggaaaataaaattaagaacttCACATGTCCCCAGAACACTACCCCATACCCAACACACGATCTAGCGATTTCGAGCAGAAACGCATAATTCTTAAAAGACCCagagaagaaaattgaaaacccATAAGAAAAAGAACGCATTTTGATGAGACTTACGAAGTGGGGTTTGAAGATTACGGTTCTGGAATGATGGAAAATCCGTaatttcttctctctttgcttTATAGATAGAAGCTGAACCCCACCATCTCAGGGATTCATTATTGGCAACAGTACCCAGTGCCTTAACCATGGTTACGCGTTACCTCTTTCCTAAGGATGCAGCCATAAACCATGGTTAacaatttccttttttataaagaaaactCGCAATTATGATTggcaaatagttaaaaataaataaaaaagttgggAAAGGGACAAAGAAGTTACAAGAAGCAGTATTTGTGCACTCATAATTTATGCTGGAGAATTAATCATGTTACCACAAAGTTGAGGATAaagttaactattttttatttttaaaccctTAAACAGTGTTTCATGCCATGTTTCCAATTTTGGATTGGTATACTTTATCCTTATTTTCAGCCTCAATTTATGCTTACAGcaactcaattttttattttgtcacataccgtaataaattataaatactttttaagaTAAGATGAGTTATTAGATATGCTttcattattagtattatttacaactagtgtattcatttttaatagttattttaaagttCATACTGTTAGTACACAATTATTAACTCTTTTATCTTCACAAATATATTGCCCAGTTcatacattaaatatattttttcgaaaaaaattcaatcttgatgtatacataattatataatattgtagGAAAGTAATTATATCCTTTAAATCTAACCCTATTAGtcaatataaaaagtttattttctatttttggttGTTTCTACTTTTAGGATATTTTTGGCAATATGGTGATGtggattttattaatattttcagcTTTAAAGTTCCGTTCACAACTTTCTTCTTTAAaattaagctttattttttttttgtgaagaaatattttcaaatgaTACTTTAACAGCCTTAgcattttatatttcttgttaaattttataaataaactcagaaaattaataaaaatttctaaattatgaatatattcaagtataAGTTTGTTCTccttcatttaatgtttgtcACTTTTCGTATATCTGTCATTTTTAATTTAGGACATTAAAACGCTAATACTCTATGAAAAGGTTAGTGTAAATATACTCTTTAGGATAAAaatgaataactttttttcctttttctatttaACTTTAACTGCATATTCAAATACACTactacttttaaattatatcaacttTACTATTTAGATGtctctaataatttaaatattttaattcatatttaaaatttatgtaaattcAAAAACATTCTAAATCTAAgcttaaaaataattgtttgctGATAATGCAAATGGAtgtagaaacataaaatgacaCATAATTTGGTCAAGCaccatgaaaaagaaaaaataaaggtcAATTCCatttaagaaaatgttatttAACACTATTctccaatttaaaaatatttctacaaaaagtaatatgaaAAGAATTATCGTTTTCCAACAAAGTGGAAGAATAGGAacaattgtaaaaacaaaaaacaaaaaactcatCGAATTGCTTACATACAATCACAAGGCTCTTTATGTAACATGTTCACATTCTTCTTTTCAGAAGTGTCATACAACTGAAGTAAAAACGTCATGTAGTTGAAGTGTATCAATGACactcaaataaaatacaaacaaaactTTTATGAATACATTATACAGTTCCAATATAGAACGTTTtgtaatcaaaattataaatagcaGCATCCTATTCTATACATAAATAACCTTCAAATTTACAATTTGTCATACCTAAGGAACTGTTGGGCCATTAAACCTCTAGCTGCACACATGTATATTCTGCACAATACATGGCAaaaagagaggaacaaaatATTACAGCCTACAACAGAGTAGAACATTGTCTAGAACTTATCAAATTTGAGCCACTTATCATGCCATCACAGGCACTTGTACATGTGGCTTAGGATCAGTGAGGAGTTGACATATAAAATATGACAAACTATGAGCAAGATCAAGGCCAAGGACTAAAAGAATTTTGCATTAGATTAGAATGAAGAAGCAGGATTTGCCAAGTTAAACAGAAGGGCAATCAAAATTCATGACACATTGCCTGAAGGAGGCAGTTTGTGATGCTGTCATGTAAGCAGAAATTGCAATTGGTGATGTCCATTGCAGTGAAGGACACACAACCTGCTCCTGAGCTTACACTGTCTGTTCATTGTAATAGGGCCTGCTTGCAATCTTCTTCCCCTTTCAGAAAATCTATGCCCCTGTGATCAAATCAGACAGTTTGTCACTGCATGGATAAAGAATGTATCAAATTTCATCTATTTTTTCAGGTAAGAGTTATTGTTTTCTTTACGAATGATTCTTTCCTTTTATAGAACATGGTTAAAAGTTGTACACTCAGTAGCTTCTGGTTTGGCTCAAAGGGTCATAGTCATAGACATCACCGGCTTTAACAAATCGGCCCTTCACACGCCTTCTGACATCGGCCCTGGCCTTGCGAGAGGCATACCTTACTTTCTTCTCAAACCTATTAAGATAACCACAATTGATTTAAACCACCAACAGATCAAACAAATCCAGTAATTGAAAAGTAGTTATATTGCAAAGCTAGCAAATAATAAAGCAACTAGTAACAGGAAATTCTTATTGGCAGATCAGATTGTGTCAGCAATATCATGCACTAAAGTTTTAGCATTTGGAAACAAGCATTTGCATGATTAGTGGGCCTTCTTTTGGTAGAAATTTCTGGCACCTAATTAGTTCATCAATACAACTTTGTCATTCCAGCGAACTGGAAAATGATAGAGCAAAGAGAAAAGTAACTTGGCTTGTTAAGTTGGTCAATGAGATGATAAAACCGGTATTATATATGGTAATGAATGTGAGGTACGGCGTGCCAACAAAAAGCCATACAATAAAGTGAACCAGACATGGGGATCTTCTATTGGATGAGTGGTAATACAAACCAAAGATTTAGAAACAAATGTAAATGAGAATATCAGACAATCGCATATTGAGAACGAAATGACAAAACTTGGATAAGGCAGTTTGGTCACCTGCCAGATGATTAGTAGAGACAAGGACAAGACCATAAAACATCTAGTCAGGCAAAAGTCGACAGACTGATGGTATTAGCGGGATACTAGCCAGAGATATTCTATAATAAGTATAAAAAACTACAGTCTAgatatataatttcttaaaagaacTTGAGTAGTCCTTCTTGATCCTTCAATCTGTCCCTGTATAAAGGCTCCACCTAATAGGATACGGGTTGGTTGCTGTTATTGTCATAAATTCAGAGTCAAATTGACCCATGTTGAGACCAGCATAAAGCCCCTCTACTTTTATGTCAACCAAGAACCAATAGTAATATGGGGTCAACACCATCGGCCATCCTTCAGGAAATAcagaaactatttttttgagtCAATATTTGGAAGAAGTTTCCATTTGATAAGAACTTCTAAGTCACCTTGAGTGGTTTTTCTTGTATCTAACCGTTGTTCTGGATATACTTCCAGAATATAGTCTTCAGTAAGGCAGGGGCTGGGTAGATGTGGCTGGCTGCCCCCCCTGGTGACTAGTGATGCTACTTGTTATGACTGGGGTCTCCCCTCTACCTCTATTATGACTACTTGCGACAATAGAATTTCCCACATCTATGGAGAAACTTCTATTTATTGAATATGGCCTATATGGCCTATACCCACTATTGCTCCTGTTTCCATTCGGTGTGTTCCAATTTTACTATAACTCTGATTTTTTTCCTCAACTACCTgagccttcatcatcaatttaaCAAGATTAATGGATTTATATAATTTCACCTCtgctttaatgtcttctttcaaGCCATTCAAAAATATACCTATCAAGTAATCTCGTTCAATGCCCTTCAAGAATCCCGCATATTGTTTACTTGCTCTATGTAATCTTCGAccgtattagtttttgttagtCCGGTTAAAATTTCAAAAGGATTTTTTAACATAGTGGGTTAAAACCTTCTTACTACTGCAACTTTGAAAGCGCCTCACGTGCGATTACATGTTTCCCACCATTGAAACCAATTTAATGCCTTTCCTTCCAAGCAATCATCACCACTTGCATTCTTTCATCTTCAGTTACCTCCTTCAACTGAAACTACCGGTCAAGCCTATTTGTCCACCCATAAGCTTCTTCACATGCAAAGATAGGAATATCAAGTTTCCTCCACTGTGAATGAGGATTCGGGTGGCCCCTATCTTCTTCAGCTCGTGCTCCAATTCCTTCATTCACTGTGGATGAGTCGTCAGATGGTTTCCCACCACAAGATATCTTTTCCACAACTACCATTAGTTCGCTAATCAAATTCTCCAGCTGCTAGAACATCTCATGATGTTCCTTTTCTGCTTTGTCATTATCTTGAACAAGTTCTTGCACTATCTTTTCCAGCCCATCCAATCTTGATTCCATTCTTGTATTCACCATGCCCcccacccccccccccccccccccccagcGACCATAGGACCAACTAGCCAATTAATACCATGTTTctatataataaagaaatgatATTGAAGGGTCAAGTAGGAACAAAGAGAACAAACTTTTTGAAGTTTCAAGGAGAAAGGGAAACTTGACCATTTCCTTGAAAAGCTACTTTAAGTTTGTTGACTAGGTTATAAAATGAGGTAAGAAAAGGAGAGAAGAGAATAATAGGTATAACCAAATATATGATCAGAAGTACTTGAGTCAACTAACCATGGACTTTGGCTTTCCAAAGATTGTGAAATGCAAGATGAAGACAAATTAGGATTTGTACATGGAAATACTCACGATATTACTTATCACAAAGCATTGGTTCAACAACCTCGATTTGAAGGCAGTGGTCGTTTTGTCAAGGAAGCTAGGGGGAGTATGACCCGTTCTTTTGTAATACATATGTTGATGTCGTCctctaccaccaccaccaccaccaccacgtcCTCGTCCAATTCTACAAACCCTCTTCCATGTGCAGATACCATGCCTTAAGATTAAGTGAATTCAAGAAGATTTCTACATTTAAGAATTGGAACACCATGAAGCCTTGTTAAACTTTCCATGGTTAGAATTTCTTGACCAATTAGGATTTGATCCCTAATATGATCAGAATCTGGGTTCATTACAGAGAGGATCATAACCATATAAAATTTGTCCAAATTCTTAATTTCTTACAGGGAATCAACTTCTAAAAACATCTTTAGTTCAACAATAGATTGACTGTTGACAATAAAAGACATCATATCATGATCTATTTATTTAAGAGATGCTAGCTTGTGGATAGAATCATAGAGATGCTTAATGTTGTTTGCAAAGATACCTTGAGCCTTCTTTCAAACAGGTTGTGCAAGTTTTGAGGGTTCTCAACATATTGGGTTCCACTTATTGCCACAATAGAGCACCAAGTTGAAAATCCAACTTTGCCCATTGTGCAGAGTTTTCTAATGAGATCTCATCTACATTCTTTTCCAATTGATCGTGAAACCTTGGCTAAGAAATCAAAGTTCCACAAAGGTTTCCCAAGATAAATAACTTTTTCCATTAACCTTTCCTAATGCAATGAAAGGAGAGCCTGAAAAACAGTGTTCTGGTCCAGAGGCCATCTTCAAAAGGCACAAAACAAAGGAGGTGCCTAGCAATGACGGAGAGACAGAACTCGAGAGAGGAGAGATATTCCCTTCAACCAAAGCTAGTAAGCACAGAGGGTTAGAAGCGGCAAACCACACGAAAAAATCATGGAGCGAATCCATCAATGGGAAGGTAGTGCGTGGGTTTCACACACTTAAGCTATAGGGGAAAGAAGACACATGGAAGCGCGTGCAGATGTTTCTAATGATGGGATTGGCAAGGTTGGCCATCACTCAGGCTTTCAATCCAAATGTGGTCATCAAACAAAACTGAACCGCCAGTGGTGACGACGGACCCAAACAAGATAATGATAAGCAAAGCTGAATCAAtctgctctgataccaacttggaaaaataaagaaaaatagaaagtatactTTTTCGAGCGCTTTAAAAGGTCTCCCTTAGAGTCATATGTATATACAACAGATCTACGTGATACAATGGTGAAAAATGGGACAATAAGAAACAAGTAGTCCTGGGTAAATATAGGAACTACCCAAAACAGATTTTGAATAAAGCATACTTAGCCTACTCTGAAaacattctaaaatataatCAGCACAATTAACTTACTTCCGGGTCTTCTTCTTTTCCTTATAGCGCATTACAGCATTGCTTCGGTTGGCAGAATGCAGAGAACTCTCAGAGCAAGGAGGACACCAGGGAGGCTCTCCCATGAGAAGCATTGAAGAAGCATCACAGTCTTGATAATCACCAGCACTATCTTTGGTAACACCAGAAAAGGAAATGTTTGATTGAGATTGCCTTCCCGTAAAACAAACAATAGGTTCAgtttttgtactcaacattgAATCTGCAGATGCTGCATTGCTGCATGCCGGTTGGATAGCATTGACCAGCCCAGCAGATGATCCCTAGAAAGTAGAAGAAAAGTTTAGACATGATATTAAATGTGTAAAATCATCCAACTCACACCCCACAAAAGAAACTAAATTTTCTGCATATTGACCAATATAACTTCCGCATTACAAGCAAAAGTACTGGAAAGAAAAATCCCATTACTCAAAATACAAGTAAACCCTTCACATAAAAAAAGGAGATTTAATGAATTGAAAGATATGGATATATTCTACCcaaaaaaagaaacatgtttatatttttcattatttctattacaacattttaaaaaaatagagagtTCAGGCAATCGGGACTAAACCTCAGAACTTTGGATTATCAGTTTGTACATACTGCAGATGAAGTGTATAGTTGACAGAAAATTGATTAGAAAATGAAGATAGCTGGAACCACCATTG from Vigna unguiculata cultivar IT97K-499-35 chromosome 8, ASM411807v1, whole genome shotgun sequence encodes:
- the LOC114195410 gene encoding probable E3 ubiquitin-protein ligase XERICO, whose amino-acid sequence is MGLSSLPAPSEGVLCVLLVNTVLSISIFKGIVRTILHIVGIHLSSSTTSPSSPDPYQAPPESFEFHLSPSESYIEEFRSRTPTLRFDSVCCCKRPEHDCSVCLTQFEPESEINRLSCGHLFHKACLEKWLDYWNITCPLCRTPLMPEDDTPCFQ